tgagcccaggcggttgaggttgccatgagctaggctgacgccatggcactcactgtagcctgggcaacaaagtgagactctgtctcaaaaaattaaatgaatacatgcatgaatgcatgaatgaatgaatggatgaatgaatgaatgaatgaatgaatacataaataaataaataaataaataaaagtatgttaaaaaatacatagagggagggttgtCTGCTTTAGCCATTGTTGTGGTTAATCATAtcactggtctcagctctgccaaaaacaaggcctgtggggctggggaccgctcgcttgggagttttaagaaaaaatttaactcctcttggggatagaggccagactacaagtttccaaaatcagggggtgggggggaaagttttaaaaggacacaaagtctctgtgtcctttattttttttttccctctccctagaCCATTCCCTcgattacactgtgaaattcatgatgttaaatagttgtgcctgggaggaactttgtggtcggctatgtgaagtagtaagggtgttttatatgtttccacgacatcataaaaaattcagcagactcatctaggatcattagggaaatgaatgattttcctctcctcaatgtggagctaccacaacaagctgcaggaggaccgtcccggacacctatccactgacagaggCCCCTGGGGAATGtgtggctcaccctattcatttagaaatgtatactttggaatcaataaaatttccctgaCCCGGGTTACtatagtcaagtcccttcaatccgaTCGCTAAGGCCGTTcggcctcagtccacgaccaaggaaggctgACTCTGTAAGACCAAAGAGCgaggtgcccaaaaggaataaggacagacacccacgtgcacgcacacagacacacggtcgaatacaccgtgttcaccgtgtttctgactcagggaaactggaagatggtttGGAACCGTCACGATCaacttgcatttcttccaggacaggaaaattccatggcactcactcaagcctaggcaacaaagtgagactctgactcaaaaaattaaatgaatgcatgcatgaatacatgaatgaatgaatgaatgaataaataaataaataaataaataagtatgttaaaaaatacatagaggaaaaaaaaaatacatagagggagggttctccgctttagctattattgtggttaatcatgtcactggtctcagctgggccaaaaacaaggcatgtggggctggggactgctcgggagttttaagaaaagatttaatgcaacctggggatagaggccagagtacaagtttccaaaatcaggggatgggggggaagttttaaaaggacacaaaatctttctgtcctttactttttttccctctctctaggcCATTCCctttattacactgtgaaattcatgatgttaaatagttgtgcCTGGGATGAACTTTGCGGTTGGCTAtgttaagtaggaagggtgttttttggttttttttttttttgcttgtttgttttttaggagttgttgaatttattcagCATAACCACAGAGGCATTGTCTTGATGctgtcacacacagacacaaacccAGATACAACACAATATCCATATTTAGCCCAAGTGCATTCCTTCTCAGGCTCATTCGTATGTCTTCATATGCCACAGCCCATCATTTAAATAATGGATATTTTCAATGCCAATTCCTTTGGTGATTTTCTCAATATCTTCTGCAGACATCTTCATGACTCCAACACATAGAGCATGCTGTGTTCCTTCTGCCATGGTAGCCACAATGGTGTCTACTGCAGCAGGGTCAAGCTTAGCTCCAGGAGAAGTTAAGCCTGGGCACATGATATTTGCTCCACTGAGTGCAAATTTGATGGCTCCTTTATCAACCTGCTGGTGTGGCAGGATAAAAGGATATTTGTGAAGTAACCTTAGGGTTGGGTAAAAAGGCCCCTGTAATTGTCTAAAAAATAGTAATTCTCCATTTACTGTAAGGATTTCTATATGTTGATGGCATCGGACTATTTTTACAGGATCTTTCTTAGGCATGATGTGATGAAGCCATGGTTCAATACCTGGAAATTGCTCTATTAATTGGTTCTTAATACCCTTAATAACTGAAGTTTTCAACTGGATGCAGTtggacacattttctttttc
This sequence is a window from Microcebus murinus isolate Inina chromosome 31, M.murinus_Inina_mat1.0, whole genome shotgun sequence. Protein-coding genes within it:
- the LOC142865721 gene encoding malignant T-cell-amplified sequence 1-like, which gives rise to MFKKFDEKENVSNCIQLKTSVIKGIKNQLIEQFPGIEPWLHHIMPKKDPVKIVRCHQHIEILTVNGELLFFRQLQGPFYPTLRLLHKYPFILPHQQVDKGAIKFALSGANIMCPGLTSPGAKLDPAAVDTIVATMAEGTQHALCVGVMKMSAEDIEKITKGIGIENIHYLNDGLWHMKTYE